The following coding sequences lie in one Rhodohalobacter barkolensis genomic window:
- a CDS encoding ArsR/SmtB family transcription factor, with product MIQANPIKLDDPAIERSAAIAKALGHPARIAILKILAQRNSCFCGDITEILPLAQSTVSQHLKALKTAGLIKGEVEGVRTCYCLNPDGVKELKSLLSELSDELIQTCC from the coding sequence ATGATACAAGCAAACCCGATAAAACTGGACGATCCCGCAATTGAGCGGTCTGCAGCTATAGCCAAAGCGTTGGGTCATCCGGCGCGGATTGCTATTCTCAAGATATTGGCCCAGAGAAACAGCTGCTTTTGCGGAGATATTACCGAAATTTTGCCGCTGGCCCAATCCACCGTTTCCCAGCACTTAAAGGCATTGAAAACCGCCGGTTTAATTAAAGGAGAAGTAGAAGGTGTAAGAACCTGCTACTGTCTGAATCCCGATGGTGTGAAGGAGCTGAAAAGTTTGCTATCGGAGTTGTCTGATGAGCTGATTCAAACCTGTTGTTAA
- a CDS encoding DinB family protein encodes MELKMTDQNYYDMWKMGRTRLTNQLDKISEEDLLKRVQSESNSVGWLLRHIVEVELLFAKNVFEQDLNVKAQTIGSIAKDRGQFKELEPLLELIERAEEELGSAIQKIEEWDGEVTTAEFGTVTRAEALGRITTHTAYHAGQIALAKKYGEPRK; translated from the coding sequence ATGGAGTTGAAGATGACCGATCAAAACTATTACGACATGTGGAAAATGGGGCGAACCCGTTTGACAAATCAGCTGGACAAGATTTCGGAAGAAGATCTGCTAAAAAGGGTTCAAAGTGAATCTAACAGTGTGGGTTGGCTGCTGCGTCATATTGTGGAAGTGGAGCTTCTATTCGCAAAAAATGTTTTTGAGCAAGATTTAAATGTAAAAGCACAAACCATTGGTTCCATCGCCAAAGACCGCGGACAGTTTAAGGAACTGGAACCTTTGCTGGAACTTATTGAAAGAGCAGAAGAGGAACTGGGTTCAGCCATTCAGAAGATAGAAGAGTGGGATGGTGAGGTTACCACGGCGGAATTTGGAACAGTGACCCGAGCTGAAGCACTTGGCAGAATTACGACGCATACTGCTTATCATGCCGGTCAAATTGCGCTGGCGAAGAAGTATGGGGAGCCTAGAAAATAG
- the arsD gene encoding arsenite efflux transporter metallochaperone ArsD, which translates to MSNQTETKTIIEVYDPAMCCSTGVCGPDVDDELADFANDVKWLKSQGIELKRYNLGQEPEEFKMCVPVLTRLQKEGSDVLPIILVNGEMVSEGGYPDRSTLMEWAELNGSKEDSAVSEEPLDQIVKPLYNEKVDILVAIGSAVASGSDSILREMFAKGKEEGISQDDMAKAMQSGLNVRQVPLSEIVETANELLGVPSNGCAPGSGCC; encoded by the coding sequence ATGAGTAATCAAACCGAGACTAAGACAATAATTGAAGTTTATGACCCTGCCATGTGCTGCAGCACCGGTGTATGCGGACCGGACGTGGATGATGAATTGGCAGATTTTGCAAATGATGTGAAATGGCTAAAGTCACAAGGTATTGAGTTGAAGCGGTATAATTTGGGACAAGAACCGGAGGAGTTCAAGATGTGTGTGCCGGTATTAACACGGCTACAAAAGGAGGGGTCTGACGTACTTCCAATTATCCTGGTAAATGGTGAAATGGTATCAGAGGGCGGTTATCCGGATCGATCCACTTTGATGGAGTGGGCCGAATTGAACGGTTCCAAGGAAGATTCAGCAGTTTCAGAAGAGCCTCTGGATCAAATAGTAAAACCACTCTACAACGAAAAGGTAGATATTCTGGTAGCAATCGGTTCAGCCGTAGCATCGGGAAGTGATTCGATTTTACGGGAGATGTTTGCCAAGGGAAAAGAGGAAGGAATTTCTCAGGATGATATGGCCAAGGCGATGCAGTCCGGTTTGAATGTGCGTCAGGTACCGCTGTCAGAAATTGTTGAAACGGCGAACGAGTTGCTTGGCGTGCCGTCTAATGGATGTGCACCCGGAAGCGGATGCTGTTAA
- a CDS encoding protein-tyrosine-phosphatase: protein MYSKLKNYISQLTQNFDSIPKERKKTLQDVADYITKGLNENETVKLNFICTHNSRRSHLAQIWTQTAAAHYGVEGVKTFSGGTEATAFNPRAVAAIERAGFHVNSPVGKNPRYEVRIAEDADPMYCFSKTFDDEVNPDNNFAAIMTCSDADDNCPFVPGATYRKPVTYRDPKESDGTDHEKETYDDRCRQIATEMFYMMCRVQS from the coding sequence ATGTACTCAAAACTAAAAAACTATATCTCTCAGCTGACTCAGAATTTTGATAGCATCCCGAAAGAACGTAAAAAAACATTGCAGGATGTTGCGGACTATATAACCAAGGGGTTAAATGAAAATGAAACGGTTAAGCTGAACTTCATCTGCACACACAATAGCCGGCGGAGTCATCTGGCGCAGATCTGGACTCAAACGGCTGCTGCTCATTACGGAGTAGAAGGAGTGAAGACATTTTCAGGCGGAACAGAAGCAACGGCATTTAATCCCAGGGCCGTAGCCGCTATAGAACGAGCCGGGTTTCATGTCAATAGCCCGGTCGGAAAGAACCCGAGGTATGAAGTGAGAATTGCAGAGGATGCAGATCCTATGTACTGTTTTTCAAAAACCTTTGATGATGAAGTGAATCCGGATAATAACTTTGCCGCAATTATGACCTGCTCGGATGCAGATGATAACTGTCCGTTTGTTCCGGGTGCTACCTACCGGAAACCGGTGACCTATCGCGATCCAAAAGAGTCGGATGGAACAGATCATGAAAAAGAGACCTACGATGATCGATGCCGGCAAATTGCAACAGAGATGTTTTATATGATGTGCCGGGTTCAAAGCTAA
- a CDS encoding arsenite methyltransferase: MKIRKESPEKIKQSVKEKYAKISEQNGEAGCCGPSGCCSTDSSVDYTIFSDDYSNLDGYNPDADLNLGCGLPTEFAKMKPGDTVVDLGSGAGNDAFVARQVVGESGKVIGLDMTEAMIQRSTLNAIKLNYMNVDFVLGDIEEMPLDDEIADVVVSNCVLNLVPDKERAFAETYRILKPGGHFSISDIVVAGDLPDAIKEDAEMYAGCVAGAIDKDEYLKIVKETGFENITIQKLKEIQLPDEMLLNYLTKEELKEFRNSDTGIYSITVYAEKR; this comes from the coding sequence ATGAAAATAAGGAAAGAATCTCCCGAGAAGATCAAACAGTCAGTTAAAGAGAAGTATGCAAAAATCAGTGAACAGAACGGAGAAGCCGGGTGTTGTGGACCTTCGGGTTGTTGCTCAACAGATAGCAGTGTGGATTACACCATTTTTTCAGATGACTATTCGAACCTGGATGGGTACAATCCTGATGCGGATTTAAATCTAGGCTGCGGGCTGCCAACCGAATTCGCCAAAATGAAGCCCGGTGATACGGTTGTGGATCTCGGCTCCGGCGCGGGAAATGACGCATTTGTTGCACGACAGGTAGTAGGTGAGTCAGGCAAGGTAATTGGTCTGGATATGACCGAGGCGATGATTCAACGATCTACGCTGAATGCAATCAAACTCAACTACATGAATGTAGATTTTGTACTGGGCGATATCGAAGAGATGCCGCTCGATGATGAGATTGCCGATGTAGTAGTGAGTAACTGTGTTTTGAATTTGGTGCCGGATAAGGAGAGGGCTTTTGCAGAGACCTATCGAATACTGAAACCCGGCGGACATTTTAGTATCTCAGATATTGTTGTTGCCGGAGATTTGCCGGATGCCATCAAAGAGGATGCGGAAATGTATGCTGGTTGCGTGGCCGGAGCGATCGACAAGGATGAGTATTTAAAGATTGTAAAGGAAACCGGTTTTGAAAATATCACCATTCAGAAACTGAAGGAGATTCAGCTCCCGGATGAAATGCTGCTGAATTATCTCACAAAAGAAGAACTAAAAGAATTCAGAAACTCCGATACAGGTATATACAGTATAACGGTGTATGCGGAGAAGAGGTAG